The following proteins are encoded in a genomic region of Candidatus Kryptobacter tengchongensis:
- a CDS encoding site-2 protease. Metallo peptidase. MEROPS family M50B — protein MEVIKTIFYFAITIGVLVLVHEFGHFIAAKLSKMRVEVFSIGFGTRLIGKKIGETDYRISAFPLGGYVKIAGMVDESLDTGFLGSKPEPYEFRSRPFYQKFFVITAGVIMNMLLAVFLFWAVFMVQGKTFRDVNEVGYIVPNSPAFEAGFKEGDKVLTLNGKRINYWDDIIRIAFVDDLNKDLLFEVQRDGEKKFILIPREKIPEFSSEEILGILPKHIETMVMAVEPGRPAEKIGIQPKDVIISANDERIYSPSQLTSIIRSNAGKEITLKIKRNDKIFEQKVTPDPDGRIGVQITGVYNGPVKKESYNPIEALWIGVRETYRVSALTISGIKQLITGKIPIQKGIAGPIRIAKFATQSADIGFTAFLGFMAILSISLAFLNIFPFPGLDGGHLAILIIEGIIRKELSYKVKIAIQQVGIVILIILMIFVLYNDIVHF, from the coding sequence ATGGAGGTAATAAAGACAATATTTTACTTTGCTATAACAATTGGTGTTCTCGTTCTCGTCCATGAATTTGGTCATTTCATAGCTGCAAAGCTTTCAAAGATGCGAGTTGAGGTTTTCTCTATTGGATTTGGGACGAGGTTAATTGGCAAGAAAATTGGTGAGACAGATTATAGAATCTCTGCTTTTCCTTTGGGGGGTTATGTTAAAATTGCTGGTATGGTTGATGAAAGCTTGGATACAGGTTTCTTGGGTTCAAAGCCCGAGCCCTACGAGTTTAGAAGCAGACCGTTCTATCAAAAATTTTTTGTTATAACAGCTGGTGTAATTATGAACATGCTTCTTGCTGTGTTTCTTTTTTGGGCGGTTTTTATGGTTCAAGGTAAAACATTCAGAGATGTGAATGAGGTTGGATATATAGTTCCGAATTCGCCCGCTTTTGAAGCGGGATTTAAAGAAGGTGATAAAGTTTTAACTTTGAATGGGAAAAGGATAAATTATTGGGACGATATAATAAGAATAGCTTTCGTTGATGATTTGAACAAGGATCTTCTATTTGAGGTTCAGCGTGATGGCGAGAAAAAGTTTATATTGATTCCACGTGAGAAAATACCCGAGTTTTCATCTGAGGAAATTCTTGGAATTTTGCCTAAGCATATTGAAACGATGGTGATGGCAGTTGAACCAGGTCGTCCAGCTGAAAAAATTGGGATACAACCCAAAGATGTGATAATTTCGGCAAATGATGAAAGAATTTATAGTCCTTCACAACTTACATCAATTATAAGATCAAACGCTGGCAAAGAGATAACATTGAAAATAAAACGAAATGATAAAATTTTTGAACAAAAGGTAACCCCCGATCCTGATGGAAGAATTGGGGTGCAAATTACAGGCGTTTACAATGGTCCAGTGAAAAAAGAAAGCTATAATCCAATTGAAGCACTGTGGATTGGAGTTAGAGAAACCTATAGGGTTTCGGCTTTAACCATAAGTGGTATAAAACAGCTCATCACTGGGAAAATTCCTATTCAGAAGGGGATTGCTGGACCTATAAGAATTGCGAAATTTGCTACTCAAAGTGCGGATATAGGTTTTACCGCCTTCCTTGGATTTATGGCTATTTTGAGCATAAGTCTTGCATTTCTTAACATCTTCCCCTTCCCTGGACTTGATGGAGGACACCTTGCAATTTTGATAATTGAAGGAATTATAAGAAAGGAACTTTCATATAAAGTTAAAATTGCAATTCAGCAGGTTGGCATCGTCATTCTTATAATTTTGATGATATTTGTGCTTTATAACGATATCGTTCATTTTTGA